The Treponema vincentii F0403 genome includes the window GCATTTCCGTTACAAACGGCGGAAAACTGACGCTTCAAAACACAACGATAACCCACTGCCAAGCCAACTACGGCGGAGCCGTGCTCGTAGACGGTTCATCATCTTCCGTAACGATGACCGGCGGGGAAATTACCGGCAATACCGGAAAATTGGGCGGCGGAGGCGCGTATGTGCATGAGGGAACCTTTACGCTCGGTACCGGCGCGTCGATTAAAAGCAATATAGCCGAAGGGTCTAACGGCGGAGGCGTATACGTCGATACATACGGAACGCTCAATATAAACGGCGGTTTCATTCAATCGAACAAGGCGACACAATCCGGAAGCGCGGTCGGAAACGGCGGCGGCGTGTATGTATTCGGAAACACTGGCGACAAAGGCAAAGTCATTATGACCGCAGGCACCATCGGCGGAGACTCTGCTTCCGACGGCAACACCGCAGGATTTGACGGCGGCGTGTACAGAGGAGTGGGCGGCGGCGTGTACAGCGAGGGCGGCACATTTGAAATATCCTCCGGCGAAATTAAAAGCAACAACGCCAATAGCGGCGGCGGCATCTATGTAAAAGGCGCGGGCGCAACGCTTACAATGAGCGGCGGTAAGATTTCCGCAAACAAAGCGGTAACAGACTCGTCTGCGCCGAGCGGACAGCAAGGCGGTGCGGGCGGCGGCATTGTGATTGATACCGGCGCAAAGCTGACGATTTCCGGCGGCGCTGTCGTCGGCGGAAGTTCCGATGCCGAGGGCAACACCGCACAATACGGCGGCGGTATCTACCTGATGAAAGGGAGCGAGAAAGCCGAGATAACCGGCGGCAGCATAGCATACAATAAAGCCGACACCGGCGTCGGCGGCGGAATCGCCCTGATGCAAGGGGGTGCACAAGCTGAAATGACCGGCGGCAGCATAACATACAATAAAGCCGACATCGGCGTCGGCGGCGGCGTGTATATTGGCGATAACAACTCCGCCACCCGCTCTTTGTTTACGTTGAAAGACGGAAACATTAGCTATAATGAGGCAAAAGGCGCCGGCGGTGTTTATGCGTCCGGTGACTTTACCATGGACGGCGGCGTTATTGAGGGGAATAAGGCAATAGGTGATTCCGATCCCACGAGCAATACCGGCCGCGGCGGCGGTGTTGCCATCATAGCTGCTACCATGAATATGACCGGCGGCGAAATAAAAAACAATAACGCCCTAGAGGGCGGCGGCGGAGTGTCTCTCGGCCTCAGTGGAGCTAGGGACGCGGTGTTTAATATGTCCGGCGGTACCATCAGCGGGAATACCCTTACCGAAACAACGGGAACAGGCAAAGGCGTAGAGTTTTTCACTGAAAGTACTGAGCATGGCGGTATTCACTATTACACGATAATGAAGATGTCCGGCAGCGCAAAAGTTGCTCAGGACAACGATGTGTATGTGAATGAGAGCAGAACGATTACCGTTGAAGGTGCACTGGAAAATAATCTCGCTGCGGTCATCACGCCGAAAACGTACGGCGGGGACAGGCAAGTGCTTGAGGGAACGGCGGCGCTTTTAAGCTCGGAACACGCCAAGTTCAAAGTAACGCCGAAAGACTTAGGCGGCGGCAATACACAGCAGTGGCAAGTGGATAACGACGGAAAACTGTGCACAGAGACCGTCACCGTTACCGGTTCGGCATCTGAAAGGTGGAAAAAGCTTAAAGAAGCCGTTAGAACTATTGCCGACGGCGGAGCCATCGTCATAGACGGGGAAATTAAGGCGACGAGTGATACCGACAACAACGGCGAAATCGTTATCAACAAAAACATCAGCATAAAAAAAGCGCATAGTGCAGCTTCCGCTGTGATTGACGCAAACTCAAACGCACACCGCATCTTCAAAGTGGAAAGCGGCAAAACGCTCACACTTGACAACCTGACACTTAAAGGCGGCAATGCAGTAGGAGCAACCGATGCAGCGGGGAGCGGCGGAGCAATTTTTGTACAGGGCGCAACCGTCAGAATAACAAACTGCACACTTACTGGCAACAAAGCGGATAAAAACGGCGGTGCAGTGTGGGCAGAAAAGAAGGATAGCTCTACCGCTAAGGTGATAATCAACAGCAGCATCATCGGCGGCACGGGGGGAGACGGAAACAAGGTAACCGATCAAGACGGCTTCGGCGGCGGCATCGTTATCAACGATGGCACCTTAAATCTTACCGATACCCGTATTATCGGCAACAAGGCAGGGCGCGGCGGCGGCGTTCGTACAAATAAGTCAACCGTCACAATGACAAGGTGCACCATTGAGTCCAACGAGACGACCGGTATCAACAACGACGACGGCGGCGGCGGCGTGTATACCCACGAGGGAGAGCTCACGATGACAAACTGTATCCTTACGGGTAACACGGCAAATGGAGCAGCATACGGCGGTGGCATGGCAATTGAGGGCACAACCGTCACCATGACAGGCTGCGCTCTTAAGGGTAACACGGCATCGAACGGCGGCGGCATCTATACGAGATATTTAGACGACACAGTAACTCCTAAAACTGCCGTAACAATTGACGGCGGTACCATCGGCGGTACGCAATCAGATGAGGCAAACAAAGCAACCGGATCCTCCGACGGATTCGGCGGCGGCATCTTTGTCGATAAAAACTACATTGTAACGCTTAAAGGCAGCGTACAGGTTATCGGCAACACGGCAAAGGACGGCGGCGGTGTGTATGCGGGTGAAAACAGTACATTTAAGATGTATGACAGCTCCATTGCCAATAATACAGGAACCACTGGGAAAGGCGTGTATGTAAAAGGCGGTGATGGTACTCCGTCCAAGATAGACGCTGTCTTTATCATGGGCGGCGCAGCCTGTGTTGGGAAATGGGTTACCGGTACCCTACAGGATGGAAATGATGTGTATTTAGGAGAAAACGGTGGCAGCGGCAATCTCGTCAGCATAAAAATTGACAAAGATAAGCCTATAACGCAGCCGAAGGCTGCCCGTATTACTCCGAAGAACCATGCCCCCGATGAAATTGTACTAAGAATGTGGAACAGTTTGGACAATTCCAGTCCTACGACAGGAGGGGTTTATAATGATAAGTTTACGGTAACGCCTCAGACTTTTCCTGCTCAGCAATGGGAAGTAACCGGCGACGGTCAGCTACAGAGGAAGCCGTGAGGAGACAATTCATAATTATGAATTATGAATTGCTCTCAGGCGCGGCATGTCGCGGGTTGCGACAATGTCGATGCCGGTATGCAGTACATCGGGGATAATAACGGCTCCCGTTTTAACAGGCGCCGTTACCGTTATTTTATTGATTTCTTCCATCACCTGAAAAATCATGCCTTTGGGAATAGGTGCGGCAGTTTTAACGGGGAGCGCCGCTAAAAAGCCGTTTTTAACATATACCGTCGAGCTGATATTTCTTCGGGGGTCTTTCATTTCCTGCAAGCCGTATTCAAGGCCTCGCTTACAGCTATAGCCTTCTATTGTGTAGGCGCCGTCTTTTTCGGTTGCACGGAGCCTACACCCCATAGGGCAGGAAACACAGGTAAATTCTTTCATAATGTGTCAAGGCAGGCGATTCCCGGCAAGGTTTTACCTTCCAAGAATTCGAGCGAGGCGCCGCCGCCGGTAGACACGTGGCTCATCTTATCGGCAAGGTGGAACTTATTGACGGCTGCAACGGAATCCCCTCCGCCGACTACCGTTATTGCTCCTTTCGCGGTTGCTTCCGCGACAAGGCGGGCGACTGATTCCGTACCGTGAGAAAAAGCTTCAAATTCAAACACGCCGACAGGGCCGTTCCACACAATAGACTTTGCGTTTAAGATTTCAGCCTTGTATAATTCGATTGTTTTAGGCCCTACATCCATACCCATCAGCGAATCGGGAATATCGCAGCCGTCTACGCTTTCCGGTTTTGCATCGGCGGCAAAAGAGGCGGCGCAAATGTGATCTACCGGCAGGATTATTTTAACGTTCTTTGCCTTTGCATCGGTTAAAAGTTTTTTTGCCGTGTCGATAAAATCATCTTCCACCAAAGACTTCCCGATTGAATGGCCTTGTGCTTTCAGAAAGGTGTATGCCATACCGCCGCCGATAATCAGCGCAGCCGCATTCTTTAAAAGGCTATCCAGTACAGCGATTTTTGAAGAAACCTTTGCACCGCCGATGATAGCGACCATCGGTTTAGGCGGATTTTTTACCATCGGTTCGATGTATTTGATCTCTTTTTCCATCAAGAAACCTGCAACTTTTACCTTCATAAATTTTGCGATGGTCGCAGTCGACGCATGAGCACGGTGCGCGGTACCGAAAGCGTCATTGACATATACATCGCCGTAGGATGCAAGCTCTTTAGCAAGCGCTTCCTGTTCCGCACTGTCCTTCGATGTTTCTTCGGGATGAAAGCGCGTATTTTCCAGCATTAAAATGCCGCCTTCGGGCAGCGCATCGACCGCCGCTTTTTGTCCCTTGCAGGAATCGGCAAGCCGGACGGGCTTTCCCAACAGTTTTTCCAGATAGACCGCAACCGGCCTCATCTTATGTTTGCCGGCAATGTAAGCTTCTTTATCAAAAGGCTTACCGTCCTTAGCCGCTTTTTCTGCAGCTTTCTTTGAATCCTTTG containing:
- a CDS encoding phosphoglycerate kinase, with the protein product MVKTVRDTDLHGKRVIMRVDFNVPMKDGVVQDDTRIVAALPTIKYILEQKPRSLVLMSHLGDPAKDSKKAAEKAAKDGKPFDKEAYIAGKHKMRPVAVYLEKLLGKPVRLADSCKGQKAAVDALPEGGILMLENTRFHPEETSKDSAEQEALAKELASYGDVYVNDAFGTAHRAHASTATIAKFMKVKVAGFLMEKEIKYIEPMVKNPPKPMVAIIGGAKVSSKIAVLDSLLKNAAALIIGGGMAYTFLKAQGHSIGKSLVEDDFIDTAKKLLTDAKAKNVKIILPVDHICAASFAADAKPESVDGCDIPDSLMGMDVGPKTIELYKAEILNAKSIVWNGPVGVFEFEAFSHGTESVARLVAEATAKGAITVVGGGDSVAAVNKFHLADKMSHVSTGGGASLEFLEGKTLPGIACLDTL
- a CDS encoding DUF1667 domain-containing protein — encoded protein: MKEFTCVSCPMGCRLRATEKDGAYTIEGYSCKRGLEYGLQEMKDPRRNISSTVYVKNGFLAALPVKTAAPIPKGMIFQVMEEINKITVTAPVKTGAVIIPDVLHTGIDIVATRDMPRLRAIHNS
- a CDS encoding InlB B-repeat-containing protein, producing MRKAFIIVTGILFTLLSAACRPFTADIGSYLGYWSSEAFVVSADINTETQNDASGMVSVASAKDVIITLKVQNPKSFKLVMPSASETRNIVDFAQLTGTKPVVDSDYTLEQPDDDRKVLTLTYKAGFLQNSEWGEKDVSSTITLYADDGREFKHPYTFKIKANTPPATPGFTVAKTAGTPAYYVLCITVPDMDKKVQGSRLLHKDITRIEVNGTPYPFSVNEAENRFEKPESGLFMSYSAVEKLDDSDAADVPSGGWVLYYKTDVEVREGAAKKDYTVRLADAKGLVSGILNASTKPNKAEVEKVDITKGNIFGSGSGNSEGDPVIIACDSTGAELKVSSATAGVTVHGTLTAGTAESTQYNGNPITVPLPLNGAGEKTYKLEYYTDGEGFARTDVKTVYYKILKGYTVTFDANSGTYPGGTTAVCKHVLYGSTVSEPDPLPVKQGYYLPGWYRTADGSGQEWNFADDTVTNDITLYADWAAGEGTKYKVEHYRQNIADDNYELADTENKTGTTEGKAGYSPKTGAEAYPGCEYDSTLTRINGVVQTTGSINADESTVVQLYYKRKTYTVNFSVDGSGGTISAAVTGGSVTSTSSASVKHDGSISFTATPETGYAVAGWTVSPGSFTSGANIDQSATLSNVTAGATVTVKFFENTINGAAGPNEAWKKLRKAVNEAPAGGTIVINGEIKATNDADNNGEILVNKNLTIKPKNNAGVLDANKKADGKPAHRIFKVYGAGVTLTLKDLTLTGGIAETSGDALGGGISVTNGGKLTLQNTTITHCQANYGGAVLVDGSSSSVTMTGGEITGNTGKLGGGGAYVHEGTFTLGTGASIKSNIAEGSNGGGVYVDTYGTLNINGGFIQSNKATQSGSAVGNGGGVYVFGNTGDKGKVIMTAGTIGGDSASDGNTAGFDGGVYRGVGGGVYSEGGTFEISSGEIKSNNANSGGGIYVKGAGATLTMSGGKISANKAVTDSSAPSGQQGGAGGGIVIDTGAKLTISGGAVVGGSSDAEGNTAQYGGGIYLMKGSEKAEITGGSIAYNKADTGVGGGIALMQGGAQAEMTGGSITYNKADIGVGGGVYIGDNNSATRSLFTLKDGNISYNEAKGAGGVYASGDFTMDGGVIEGNKAIGDSDPTSNTGRGGGVAIIAATMNMTGGEIKNNNALEGGGGVSLGLSGARDAVFNMSGGTISGNTLTETTGTGKGVEFFTESTEHGGIHYYTIMKMSGSAKVAQDNDVYVNESRTITVEGALENNLAAVITPKTYGGDRQVLEGTAALLSSEHAKFKVTPKDLGGGNTQQWQVDNDGKLCTETVTVTGSASERWKKLKEAVRTIADGGAIVIDGEIKATSDTDNNGEIVINKNISIKKAHSAASAVIDANSNAHRIFKVESGKTLTLDNLTLKGGNAVGATDAAGSGGAIFVQGATVRITNCTLTGNKADKNGGAVWAEKKDSSTAKVIINSSIIGGTGGDGNKVTDQDGFGGGIVINDGTLNLTDTRIIGNKAGRGGGVRTNKSTVTMTRCTIESNETTGINNDDGGGGVYTHEGELTMTNCILTGNTANGAAYGGGMAIEGTTVTMTGCALKGNTASNGGGIYTRYLDDTVTPKTAVTIDGGTIGGTQSDEANKATGSSDGFGGGIFVDKNYIVTLKGSVQVIGNTAKDGGGVYAGENSTFKMYDSSIANNTGTTGKGVYVKGGDGTPSKIDAVFIMGGAACVGKWVTGTLQDGNDVYLGENGGSGNLVSIKIDKDKPITQPKAARITPKNHAPDEIVLRMWNSLDNSSPTTGGVYNDKFTVTPQTFPAQQWEVTGDGQLQRKP